The nucleotide sequence ggcaggagaatcgcttgaacccaggaggtgaaaggtgcagtgagctgagattatgccactgctctccagcctaggtgacagagcaagactctgtctcaaaaaaataaataaatcagtaaaaaaaatttaatgcagTAAGAATGAGCAAAGGCTATGAAAAGCTAGTAACAGAGGAAATAAAGTAGctgtgaaaatattaaaagatggccgggcatggtagttcacacctgtaatcccagcactttgggagaccaaggcaggaggatcacttgagccaaggagttcatcatcagcctggacaacatggcaagaccctccctctacaaaaagtagaaaaattggctgggcgtagtggtatgtgcctgtaaccccagctactcaggaggctgaggtggaagaatcaattgaacccaggtggcagaagctgcagtgagctaaatcacaccactatactccagcctgggtgagagagatggagaccctgtcacaaaacaaacaaaagagataTTGACAAGTTTTCATAATCCTATGCATTCTATCTTCTCAGCTTTTGTTCCAGCaattttttcatttccctgagAATTTTAACTGTCCTATTATTTTCCTGCCTACAGTACCTCTTTATGCAGGTACATCCTCTGGGCAGAGAAGCCAGCTATGCTCTTCAGTATTGTCAGCCTGCCACATATATCCAGTTTAGGAATTTCTCTTAAACACAAAGTACTCTAGAAACTTACAAAgagcagccgggtgcggtggctcacacctgtaatcccagcactgtggtaggtaggccaaggcaggtggatcacctgaggtcaggagttcgtgaccggcctggccaacatggtgaaatcccgtctctactaaaaatactaaaaaactagccaggcgtggtggtgggcacctgtaatcccagctacgtgggaggctgaggcaagagaattgcttgaacctggagacggaggttgcagtgggccgacagggtgccactgcactccagcctcagtgacagagtgagaatcagtctcaaaaaaaaaaaaaaaaaaaaaattacaaagagctCAGCCTTGAATTATCTAGCCCAGTTGACTGTACCAATATTCAAGTAAAATAGATCAAGAAGCATTTGCTTACCAATTTCTCAATTTGATCTTGGTTTTAAAGAATAACACAAATGACAGAAAACAACTACGCATTATGGAACCTTTATTTTTCATGTGATTTCTGTACATAAGGAGTATGAGAGTAACCCTTTTACAAATGGAACTAATTTACTAGAACAATGACAAAACTGAACTGGTATTTGATGTGAATCCACAGGAGTTTAAGCTTCAAATCCAGCCAAGAAGTTTGTTACAATCTCTTTCAGCTTTGCATCTGATTGTTCTGAGATCTTTCCATCAGCCCTATTTGGAAATAAAAGCAGGTCGTAAGTTCTGACCTGGAAAAAGTTTTAATGACTAGCCTAACTacagatttgaaaataattttaacttcatatcttaaacataactttaaaaaaagatgccAACAATTGCATTCATACCTGATAGTGCCCAACAAGGCTTGGTGCTGGCTGACGACATGAGACAAGAAAGCATTCTCAAACTTTGTAATCTTGCTGGGCTCCAGTTTATCAAGATATCCCCTTACACCCGCATAGATAACAGCCACTTGTTCTTCAATAGCCATGGGAGCTGAAAAGATACAAGAAGAATGCCAAGTGAGTTGCTCAAAGAAATGAATGCCATGTTACCAAGGTCAGGAAAACTTACTTTTTCTCCAATTCCTAACATGTCCCTGTAAATTATCTATTCTTCACAATATCAATGACCTAGAACTCCACTTAAtaatccttcctccctcccccgacAGAAAAcagttatttcttatattttcaagGCTTGAGGCATAATCTTTCAGTATAGTCCATAAGCACTGTTTATAATCTGACAGTGTTAATACTGTTTTGAGTATAAATATTTTGCTGAAATGACTTGACAAAATAAAAACGTATTAACTTTCTTTTAAATCTGCCAAATTATACATTCATATAGCCAAGTGGGGGAGGGGACTCTAACAGGCCTTAATTCCTGAAAGGAAGACATTAAATATACTTAAGTTTTCCTGGTTGTGAAGCCCCTATCATTTACACTCAAATGATAATAAGAAATGTagtttgggccgggcacggtaactcacacctgtaatcccagcactttaggactctgaggcgggtggaccacttaaggtcaggggttcgagatcagcctggccaaaatggtagaGGTTttaccatttctactaaaaatatactccagcctgggtgacagaaggagactctgtattaaaaaaaaaaaaagaaagaaaaaaaaagaaagatagtttgaggccgggcatggtggctcacgcctataataccagcactttgagaggtgggaagatggcataaggccaggagttcaagaccagcctgggcaacatagtgagaacctgtctctacaaaatacaaaaaaattagccaggcatggcagtgcatgcccgtagtcttagctactcaggaagctaaggctgcaggactgcttgagcccaggagttcaagcctgcagtgagctatgatggcaccactgcactccagcctgggtgacactgcaagacactgtctctctttaaaaaacagaatacagggccgggcatgggggctcacacctgtaatcccagcactttgggaggctgaggcagggtggattacctgaggtcaggagttcgagaccagcctggccaacatggtgaaaccctgtctctactaaaaatacaaaaattagccgggcgtggtggctcacacgcctgagtaatccgagctactcaggaggctgaggcaggagaatcgcgtgaatccaggaggtggaggttgcaatgagccaaggttgcgccattgcacttcagcctaggcagtAAGaatgaaacttcgtctcaaaaaaaaaaaaaaatcaaaaatcaaaaaacaaatgtAGTTTAAGTAAAAGTGCCTTTGATGAAAGATAACAGATAACAACACGTAGTACAGGCCGTGATATGTGATGCAGCTCTGTAGGCCTGGGAAGACCCTGATACACAATAGGAACCTGACCAAATGATGAAAAGAACAACTTACAATACTGTCCTTGCTTCAGCAACTCAGTTAGACGCACGCCACGACTCAAAAGTTGTTGAGTGGCAGCATCGAGGTCAGAACCGAACTGGGCAAAAGCAGCAACCTCACGATACTGAGCCAATTCCAGCTTCATGGTACCTGCCACCTGAAATACAGAAATTACTGTACTGTAACTCAGTGACACAGAGCACTATACAAATAGTTAATATATTAATACCTTAAGATGCTAATCTAATGATAGCCCCCTTACTGCCAAAGTGATGCAAAATTACCTGCTTCATAGCCCTGGTTTGGGCAGCGGATCCGACACGAGATACAGACAGACCAACGTTAATTGCAGGGCGGATACCTTTGTAAAACAATTCTGTTTCCAAGAAGATCTATAATGTAAGGAAATACGCACGCTAGCAAGCTTAAAGTAAGAAATCAACTATCTTCAAATTTAAGTCATTATGCCAAAAAGCTGAAACTCAAAACCCAACAATGCAAAGCATCAGTACCCCAAATCTTTCACGACCTGACCTGTATATTTTATTGCTGCAATTAGGAGATGTGCatgagatgagaaaaaaacataatagGCAACATATTTATACTGAAATACATACAAATGAAGTGAtataatttctgtttgattcAAAATTATCTAGAAGGGAGAACAGTAGTGgttaaaaatgaaactagaacGAAACACGCTACTCTATGAAATAACTGGGTGACAGATACATGGGGTGTCACTATGCCATTCTCCTAACTTTTCtatgtatttgaaattttccataataaaaagtaaaatgcatttaGCAAATCAGTCAATATACCATTAGTCTCAACCAATGCCTTAGAATTATCCAAatcttttttaacatttattttaatcattaaaataatacCTGTCCGTCAGTGATGGAAATGACATTTGTTGGAATGTAAGCAGACACATCACCAGCCTGTGTTTCTATGACTGGCAAAGCAGTCAAGGAGCCACCACCAAAAGCATCATTCATTTTGGCTGCTCTCTCCAGCAACCGGGAGTGTAGGTAGAACACATCACCAGGATAGGCCTCACGACCAGGGGGTCGGCGGAGCAACAGAGACATCTGACGGTAAGCAACAGCCTATGGTACAGAATAGGTTTGTGAAGTTAACCTATTAAATAGAAGTTGCATATGTGAACTTTTACTTCAGTACAAATAAATGGattctaaaaatttatttcctttgacCTGTTTGGATAAGTCGTCATAGATGATCAAAGCATGTTTGCCATTGTCTCTAAAATACTCTCCCATGGAACAGCCAGAGTAAGGAGCCAGGTACTGAAGTGGGGCAGCATCCGAGGCCGTAGCCGACACCACAATGGTGTACTTCATGGCatctgagaaaatacattttacaatttTATCAATATTGTGGTTTTAAATTGGAGGCTACTATAAAAATTACCCAAGTgctaaaaatatttaccattaaGAGttaatcaggccaggca is from Pan troglodytes isolate AG18354 chromosome 17, NHGRI_mPanTro3-v2.0_pri, whole genome shotgun sequence and encodes:
- the ATP5F1A gene encoding ATP synthase subunit alpha, mitochondrial precursor produces the protein MLSVRVAAAVVRALPRRAGLVSRNALGSSFIAARNFHASNTHLQKTGTAEMSSILEERILGADTSVDLEETGRVLSIGDGIARVHGLRNVQAEEMVEFSSGLKGMSLNLEPDNVGVVVFGNDKLIKEGDIVKRTGAIVDVPVGEELLGRVVDALGNAIDGKGPIGSKTRRRVGLKAPGIIPRISVREPMQTGIKAVDSLVPIGRGQRELIIGDRQTGKTSIAIDTIINQKRFNDGSDEKKKLYCIYVAIGQKRSTVAQLVKRLTDADAMKYTIVVSATASDAAPLQYLAPYSGCSMGEYFRDNGKHALIIYDDLSKQAVAYRQMSLLLRRPPGREAYPGDVFYLHSRLLERAAKMNDAFGGGSLTALPVIETQAGDVSAYIPTNVISITDGQIFLETELFYKGIRPAINVGLSVSRVGSAAQTRAMKQVAGTMKLELAQYREVAAFAQFGSDLDAATQQLLSRGVRLTELLKQGQYSPMAIEEQVAVIYAGVRGYLDKLEPSKITKFENAFLSHVVSQHQALLGTIRADGKISEQSDAKLKEIVTNFLAGFEA